A segment of the Panicum hallii strain FIL2 chromosome 1, PHallii_v3.1, whole genome shotgun sequence genome:
ACCGCCTTACCACCCCGGGGTTAGCCCTCCCACCGCCGGATCGCGCCGCGCGTCCGCATCCGACGGCCGAGCCGCCCCCCGCCATGGATTTCCGACCTTCGAGCCGGCTATTTAACCGCGCCGGGACTCCCCTCCCCAGATCACCCAGCAGCCGAGCCAGCCATCGgatttcctttcttcctccccaaCCCAAATCCCTAAACCCCCTCCGAGCCATGGCGAACCCCCGCGTGTTCTTCGACATGACCATCGGCGGCGCCCCCGCGGGGCGCATCGTGATGGAGCTGTACGCGAACGAGGTGCCCCGCACGGCGGAGAACTTCCGCGCGCTGTGCACGGGCGAGAAGGGCACGGGCAAGAGGGGGAAGCCGCTCCACTACAAGGACTCGGTCTTCCACCGCGTCATCCCCGACTTCATGTGCCAGGGCGGCGACTTCACCGACGGCaacggcaccggcggcgagtCCATCTACGGCGCCAAGTTCGCCGACGAGAAGTTCGTGCGCAAGCACACGGGCCCCGGGGTGCTCTCCATGGCCAACGCCGGGCCCAACACCAACGGCTCCCAGTTCTTCATCTGCACCGTGCCCTGCCCCTGGCTCGACGGCAAGCACGTCGTCTTCGGCCAGGTCGTCGAGGGGCTCGACGTCGTCAAGGCCATCGAGAAGGTGGGCTCCCGCGGCGGGTCCACCGCCAAGGTGGTCAAGATCGCCGACTGCGGCCAGCTCGCCTAGATCCGCGCCGATCTGGCCCCGGCCGCCCTCCACCCGCCTTTGTCGAGCCCCCATCGTCCCCTTCCATCCGCTCCGATTCGCGCTGAATAAGATGACGGTGATCTGAGAGGTGCTTCTTCTGAATTGAGTCGTGTCGTTTGTCGTGTGTTGTGCTGGCGGTGTCTAGGGTTTTAGGTGGCGGATCTGCGAATCCGATGGGTCATGGATGGATGGTGTGTCTGCCTAATCTGTGGTATGATGAATTGATGATGATGCTACGAGAACGGAAACTTGTTTCGGAATTTCTTCTCTGCGATGCTTCTTTTCCGGTTTTCCCTACCGTCTGGTGAGTTGTTTGGTTGGGGGAATAAAGAAAGAACTAAAACTCTGTTCATCATTAGCCGGAATGCGTGATTTATCCGGTTGTTGGCGATCAAGCCAGCAGGTAAAAAACTTCCGATTGGATTCAGACTTTGGAGAGAGGCGCGCGATGCTAGCGATCCTGAATGCTGGTGTTGATCTTACGAAAGCAGCAGCCTTATATCTGCCTGAAGGAACTGTAAATCGTACCGAGGAAAGTGACTGACCCCTTATCCGTTGCTGTTCCTTCTGAAAGTACGTGCGGCGCCTGTTTGTTATTTCATCGCAGAGTTAGTACAAACCAACAGGTCCTTCAAAAAAAAGTAGAAACAGGCAGTCGCAGAGTTGGTAATTCTTCTTCAGGCCATGTCTTCACCTTGGGTTTATCAGGTTTCCAACGTACTCCAAGATTGGTTTCGTCCTAGATTCTCGGGGAGGCTGTGCCATTGTTTATTGAGGAAATTCCCAGGATGTCATTAAaaatttagctcatttcttactGGGAAAGGGAGGGCGTGGACGGCTCGAGGCAGGCAGCGCCTCCTCCATTCAGAGCCCCCTGTgtggggcggggcggggccgggcCGGCTGCAGGGTCGCGTTGGGGCTACGCAGCTTTGACTGGGCCCTGCCTGCACGGTCGACGATGCCCGTGCCGGACGGGGAAAATGATTGGCCTCCTCGGCGCCATGCTCCCCTCTACGGCTCCACGGCTGCTCAGAGCTCAGAAATGGATGGGAAAAGGATTTTCTTACTAACCTGGCACGCCAATCATCAAGGGGGGAatccttccttcttcttttccgaACAAAAGGATGCTGGGCTGTTGGCCACGTGTCGCGTCGCCGGTTGAGCTGCGGCACCCCTTGTTTTCCAGGCTGCAAGCCTGCTCGGTCCGGCGGCCATCGGAGTGCAAAAGTAGATGGATTTGCTGGTCGTTTTCCTGACGCGCCTGTTGCAGTGGCGACCACGACCCAGGCGGCAAGCCTGTTTGGCAGCGACACGCAGAACATGCGTCGGGGTGCCACGGGTGCGAGTGTGCCCCCAACTGAGCTAGTGGGCCTGCCGCAGCCCAGGGTGGGTGGCCTCCTCCAACGAACCGAAACAACAAAAGCAGAAAGGAGATTGGGCCAGTTGTTTCCTCTCTGGCGCACGGAGGAGTAGTTTGTTGTGGTTTGGACCACCACCTTCCTTCTGCCGCCTGCCTGGGCCGGGTATGTATAGTGGGCCGATGTAGGCCCAACCAAACGTGCAGCCGGCGCCGACTTCCGGGCTTGCTTGGTTCCTGAGGCCTAAATACTTCGCGGCCCATACAAGGCGTCCGGTAGCACAGCACAATAGAGAGAGGGCGGGAGGAATGCCGAACGCAGACCAGCCCAGCCCAAGGCCCGCCCCATCGCCCAGCAAATGAGCCAACTGTTACTGTTTGCAGAATCAGGCTGATGAAAAAGAAAAGCAAAGAAAATCAGAACCATTTCTGCTACTGCTCTGGTGAACGGGCTGTGCTGCATTGCCAACCTTACATACAGTTAATAATCAATACTGTCTACTAGTAACACCGATCAAAAATCTCACAATGTTCCAGGACGATCCGCATCGACCTGGCAATGAATACGAATGGGCTTCGACTCCTCCCTCCTacactcttcttcttcttcgccaaAACAGTTTTGATTGCACTACTATACCACTACTACTATAACAAATACTACTACTACAAGCTAGTGCCGGTCCAATTCGACCAGCCTGCTACGCTCAAAACTTGCACACGCGTcaatggcgccgccgccgccgccggctggcCCTCGGCCAGCGCTcaccccgcccgccgcggccTGCTCGACACCAGCGGGCAGGCCACCTTGGCCCGCAGGAtctccagccgccgccgccgcgcccccgccgacACCGCGGCCTTCTCCATCGCGGCCCGCACCCGCGCGTGCCGGTACcactcggcggcggcggcggcggccaccgccgccgcctgggccTGCGCCCTCGCCTTCTCGTCCTCCtccggcgcccgcgccggctCGTTCAGGTCgagccccagcgccgccgctgccgccgcccggggATCCGCTGCGCCCGGCGCCTGCGCCGCCACGCGCGGCCGTTTCcgcgcctgctcctcctcctcctcccgcttCACCTGCAAGAGCGACACGTAGCATCCCCGCGTCAGTCTTCCCCCCTTTTCATCTCGCTCAGGTACGCGTCGTCCGTCCATGACGACATGGCGTCGGGCCTAAATCGGGAAACCCATCGCCCAAAAGGGCAAGGACAATCACCACAAGGGAAAGGGAGATTTTTTACTACTCGTGCTATCTATCTATGGTCGATGGCGATGGGAAATTTCCTCTCTGATTTCTCTTCCCTCTGTAGCAATGGAAAAACATTGGATCGGAAAGGTGCCGTCTTTCTCGGGGGAGCAGAGTTGGAGTGGTTGCCGTGCGGCCAGCACGCAAGCGCCCGAGGATTGAGCAGCAAGAAACCACCGTGGCAATCACTGTTTCCTCTAGTGCAGGATGTGGATGGAAAGAACTGAGAGAGAGAGAACACCGCACCTTGTGCAACTGCTTCAAGCTCTCGTTCGTGCTTCTCGAGCTCTGCAGCCGAGCTCTGTACTcctcgatttgctgtttttTTGTTGGGCAGGTGAACATAATTAGTAACCAGGGATAAGTGTTTGCAGTTGAAACAGACCGTCACGAATCCTAATCGCTCCAGCTCACTAATCGCGAGGCTAATTACGCAGGCTATCGAAATCTGATCtcgcgaggaagaagatgaggggtGCTGGTGCTCACCATGAGGAGATGCGCGTTCTCCTGCGACAAGCTCGCGACCACGCCGTGCTGCTGCTGCACCCACTGCGAGCGGAGACAGATGGATTAGAGTACggttttttttcaaaaaaggaATCGGAAAGCGAAGCGACGACGAAGactagcagcagcagccgcggcggcggcggcggcgcgcgcgcagaTCTCGCGGCCGGCTCACCTGTTCGTTCGAGGTGGGCTTCTTGGCGTCGTCCTCCTCCATCGGCGCGTCGTCCCCGCCGCTCTCCGGGTAGGCGAGCGGCGTGTCCGGGCTGGCGGCGCCGTCCTTCTCCGCGACCCCGGAAGCGGGGACGGGAGCAGGAGTGGCGGGCTTCTCCTCCGGCATCGaccgcggccggcgccgcccccaCGAGGGGATCTCCGGGGCCGCCTGGAGGCGctgcatccgccgccgccgccgccggtcccgCGCGCGCAGGGTCTTCTTCAGGTCGCACAGAATGgcggccacctccagctccgcgTCCGTGAACTCCTCCTccttcgccgccgccatggGGATTGGGGATCTTATCCGCCCGGAGGCGAGGCGGCTGCCGAATCgggcgaggcgaggcggcggcagctGCTGCAGCGCGATGGGAGCGGAAGGAGATGGCTTGCTCGGCTCAGGCCGTGTGGTTTAATAggggcgggcgcgcggcgtggcgccACGTGGCAGGGGCGTCGTGGGGATTGGGTGGCCGCCGGGGCCGCGCGCGCAGAATGACATGTGGGGCCGGGAGGTCGGGGGCACGGGAGTGGCGGGGTGGCCGCGCGGGCTGCGTGTGGGGCCCGCTCAGGTCGGCTGGCTCTCGGTTTCCTTGGCTCTCCCGGTCCCCGCTGGATTTTCGGCTCCGAATTCCGGTAGTGGCAGCGTACAGCCCCCGGTTTTTTAGGTTTCCTTTACGTGTCTGTTGGCTTTCCATTTCCTTACTAATGGATTCATCCGGCTGCAAAGCTGCTTTTCCCTGAGGCACGTACTCGTGAATCTTGTTTCCTGACGATTGCAACGCTACAGTGATACATTATTAATAATAGTAGGTTACTCCAATAACAGCATGACACTCTAAGAATAACGCATTATCAATAGTATATGGCTTCGAGCGACACATAATGTAAGAATATAGTTAGCGGTGTTTAATACGTACTAGGAACCGGTCTACTATAAAATATAGCGTTAGAATGCTACTATAAAAATGAACTAAGGTGTGGCAAGTGATAAATTGAAGTGTTGCAGGCTGAAGTTGTTTCTCCGGTCAATATGATTACAACTGAAAGCACTGTGTTCACTCTTCACACATATTTTAAAGAAACGTTCGAACTCTAGAGGATGTTTTATGTCTCTGAAACTCTCTGCGTACTTTTGAAGCTTCGGCGGTCGGTTTCAATATTCTCGTACTCATAAGTTTTGTTCTATAGCAGTCCAGTCCAGTGCTTTTAGAATGATCCGCTGTCAAAGATATTCTCGGCGTGCACAATTATCTTGACATATCTTTTTATGATCTTATATATAATAGACGAAGGTATATGTAAAATTTGCGTGAAGGAGGCGTAGGTACATTGCCGAACCGTATGGTATCTACAGATGAATCCCATGTCGATCATGGATCATCCATCGATCTTGATCACTGGGACAGTGGGACGGTGTGGCGTCCCAAttgcacttgtcccagcttgaaCACACACGGTACACCGCACTCGCTCCTGCCCCTTGCACCCTGCGCGTGCATGTCACGTGACCCCGGTCGCGCGGCCGTGCGGCCCAGCAACGACCTCGGCCAGCCGAGACGGAGGAGGCGCCCGACCGCCGCGACGTGTACGTGCAAGCAATGCTCGACTACCGAAGCACGCCGCCGGCGAGAGCTCCTGGCGACAAGTGCCCATGTTAATTTGCGCCGTCGATTTCACCCTTTTCTCCTGTACGTGTAAACTGACAGAGAGCCTTGTATCGTTTTGTGCAAATGGGCATGGCAGATTTTGTTAACTACAGTTCAGCCCCCGGTTCAGCTCTAGCACAACCCTTCTTCAGTTCTTCTTCACCAAGTTAATTACTTAAACACTGTAGCATGGATTCCtctttgtttttttttgtgAGATTAACCTTAGCAGCATCCCAGCTATATATAAATTAGTAGTGTATATCTAACACTAGAAGGCTAGATCAACCTGAGCTGCTGTggctgccggccgccgccgccgccctggtACGGCGCGCAGAAGAGCTCCATCTGCGGCGGCATCGCCGGGGGAGGGAGCATGGCCATTGTCGGGCGCAGCGAGGGCATGTTGTGCCacgctgccggcggcggcgtagCGTCCGGCCTCGGCTGGTACTGAGAAACATGGTACTGCCAcatttgctgctgctgctgctgctgctgggttGGTATCAGCTGATGGAGCGTCTTCATCATGGCCGACGAGCTCGCCGGGAGGCCGGGGCGCGGAGCGTAGCCCATGCTGCCCATGTACTGCTGCGGCATCTGTCAAGTTCATCCCGAGAAGGAAGATGGAACAAATCAGACGACCCCCATCTTGAAGCATGCAACAAACTACGATTGCTTCTCTGCTTCCCTGCTTTTGTGAGATCCTGACATGTTCAGAAGCGATGTGCAGAGGAAGAGCCTACCTGTTGCAGTGCTGCAGCAGGCGCCAAGTTCCCTCTGCTGTAAGGAAGATGGGGAAACGGGTACGGCATCGCTCCCCGTGGCGCGATCTGGGGGTGCAGGTACTGAAGGTGCTGCGTGCCCGGTAGCGCCGTCGAAGTGGGCAGGTTCATGAAATTACCACCGACCTGAAAGATGCAGCGTAACAGCTTCAGTTCAAAAGTTCAGAGAAATTCAGATAGAGTTTTAGCAGCACCCCGCCGCAGTGAAACTAGCCACGCTCACAATCTTCTGCCGACCAGCACTCGTGTCGCCCATGCCGGCAGATGGCTGAACCGGGACCTGCACGTCGAAGTGCACGGTGTAGAACTTCTCATCCTGTGGGCTGTTCTTGGGTATGGCGGAGCCGTTTGGAGACCTCGAGGGGCGGGCGAGTGGGGTTTCCTCCGGTTTTGCTTGGTTTTGGGATGCCTTCTCCTTGTTCATATGCATCTGGATCACGTGGCTCACATAGACATGGGTGATACTCCTCTTCCATGCCTTTGTTGAGCCCACATTTTTAACCAGTGAAGGCTGCAGATAAGACTGTTACATCCATCAGTTAAATATTCAGAGCCAGTTCGTAGATTTTGTTTTTCAGAGCTAGCTCGACCAAAACATTTGTACAATAGGAAATTATGAAAGCGTCCACAAGTCAATCCTTGACGATGAATTTTAGGTAGGAATCAACCAAGGTCATTCCTATCAAATTTGTTGAATAAGAAAATGAAAGTGTGTAAGCCTAGTATCGGAGATGACACGTACTTTGTCCTGATTTACACGCGCTGTAAATTTGGAGGCTTCAGAAGTAGTATTTTTGTGAGCTGTCAATTTGCATGAAGATGGCCTGAAAAACAGACATACATTTATCATCTCCTTAACAACCCAACTAAAATCTCTGGGAAAAGATGTTATTGGCTTAAACAGAAAATTACTTTATTAAGCACCCATCTGGGGTGAGAGGCAGTGGAGTCTGGACCATAGGCACAATTTCTGATACAGTAGCAGCAAATTTGCAAATAAGTAATAACAATAACAACCAGTATTTAGTAACATGTAGTTCAGCTGTTATGGTATCCTATAATTGTACCTTGTGCGCTGCTATTCTTGGCCTTTTCTCTCTCATGTGGCGAGATATCGGATTTATTAGAATTTACCTGTATAAAAACCGTATTTGAGGAGACCATGAAGCATTAGGACCAAATGAAAAGTACATCATTACTTTCAGACAGATAACAGTGCAGTACCAGCCAAAGAGGAGCCTCTGGTTTCCGTGCTGCATAACTTTGGCTATCATCAAACCGCACTTTCTGCTGCTTTAGCGTGCTACAAACAGAAATAGACATGAGAACGCAGTTTACATAAGGACAAGGGACCAGACAGCATCCGCGAGCAGTTCTCTACCTGTTATTGGAGGAGTCTTTAGACGGGCTTGGCAAATTCACAACAGTTTCCAAAGAAAGATCCTGTATTTGCTCGTTTTCTGACGAAGGTGAGTTAATGTTGCTGGATTGATCTCCAGCACCAGGCACAGGATTTGCATGTGGAACGCTGTTGGTGTGTCCTACTACTTTATCTATGCAGGTAGCTTGGCTAGCCAAATCATTAGCAGGACTTGGCAGTATGACAATTTCGTCAACCCCCCTAGTAGCTCCTGCAGGGGCGATCACACAAAAACTATGAACATTTTATAAAATTGTAATATTTAGCATGATAATAAGAAAAGAGTGAAGACAGACCTTCTGAATAAGAAGTTGAAGCAACATTTGGATTTGAGCTATCTGCTGTAGCCTTGTCAACCGTGAGCTCACTAAGAGAGGATATTTGGGATAGGGACAGCAAAACATCGGCGATTACTTCCTCCTCTTCCGTAAATAACTGTGAAACAAGAATGTTTATCTCTCACATTCAGTTTTCAGTCTTGCTTCCTTAATGAacgatgaaatcattgcagcaggATTCTGTTTACCGAgtttccattgaatcttgtttTCTGGTCCACAAAAGAAATTTGAGCACTGATAGCCGAAAGATGGCGCCTCTTTTTGACATGCCGAGATGATGCAGAAACAAATCGATCGACTCGCTTCTTTATGGCTGAAAGTAGGAGGGTAAAACTGTAAAAGTTGAAATATTATCTTAGACCTTAAAAACCTACAACTGAAAGTACCCATGGCATTGTCGCAATTTGCAACCAATTACACCAAAACACTTGGAAAGAAACTTCAGTCGAATATTTAGGTACCCCCAAAACACATAACCAGCTAGGCTAGATTT
Coding sequences within it:
- the LOC112903598 gene encoding peptidyl-prolyl cis-trans isomerase-like, giving the protein MANPRVFFDMTIGGAPAGRIVMELYANEVPRTAENFRALCTGEKGTGKRGKPLHYKDSVFHRVIPDFMCQGGDFTDGNGTGGESIYGAKFADEKFVRKHTGPGVLSMANAGPNTNGSQFFICTVPCPWLDGKHVVFGQVVEGLDVVKAIEKVGSRGGSTAKVVKIADCGQLA
- the LOC112888429 gene encoding protein kintoun-like isoform X2 — protein: MAAAKEEEFTDAELEVAAILCDLKKTLRARDRRRRRRMQRLQAAPEIPSWGRRRPRSMPEEKPATPAPVPASGVAEKDGAASPDTPLAYPESGGDDAPMEEDDAKKPTSNEQWVQQQHGVVASLSQENAHLLMVKREEEEEQARKRPRVAAQAPGAADPRAAAAAALGLDLNEPARAPEEDEKARAQAQAAAVAAAAAAEWYRHARVRAAMEKAAVSAGARRRRLEILRAKVACPLVSSRPRRAG
- the LOC112888429 gene encoding uncharacterized abhydrolase domain-containing protein DDB_G0269086-like isoform X1, producing MAAAKEEEFTDAELEVAAILCDLKKTLRARDRRRRRRMQRLQAAPEIPSWGRRRPRSMPEEKPATPAPVPASGVAEKDGAASPDTPLAYPESGGDDAPMEEDDAKKPTSNEQWVQQQHGVVASLSQENAHLLMQIEEYRARLQSSRSTNESLKQLHKVKREEEEEQARKRPRVAAQAPGAADPRAAAAAALGLDLNEPARAPEEDEKARAQAQAAAVAAAAAAEWYRHARVRAAMEKAAVSAGARRRRLEILRAKVACPLVSSRPRRAG
- the LOC112888392 gene encoding uncharacterized protein LOC112888392 isoform X2, producing the protein MFLMEYMDPHSLMKREHMQLSEFFSPVLQIFVMQSCNSFKKNCCTGKESEGGDHKVALMQNKLKAKSFKWRSSNSDMNKVEAGGSDEVYNDTVLCSLSTASFSSLVSRKRVRNLGKVAEQCDAVDPPVPRKLRSAIKKRVDRFVSASSRHVKKRRHLSAISAQISFVDQKTRFNGNSLFTEEEEVIADVLLSLSQISSLSELTVDKATADSSNPNVASTSYSEGATRGVDEIVILPSPANDLASQATCIDKVVGHTNSVPHANPVPGAGDQSSNINSPSSENEQIQDLSLETVVNLPSPSKDSSNNSTLKQQKVRFDDSQSYAARKPEAPLWLVNSNKSDISPHEREKAKNSSAQEIVPMVQTPLPLTPDGCLIKPSSCKLTAHKNTTSEASKFTARVNQDKPSLVKNVGSTKAWKRSITHVYVSHVIQMHMNKEKASQNQAKPEETPLARPSRSPNGSAIPKNSPQDEKFYTVHFDVQVPVQPSAGMGDTSAGRQKIVGGNFMNLPTSTALPGTQHLQYLHPQIAPRGAMPYPFPHLPYSRGNLAPAAALQQMPQQYMGSMGYAPRPGLPASSSAMMKTLHQLIPTQQQQQQQQMWQYHVSQYQPRPDATPPPAAWHNMPSLRPTMAMLPPPAMPPQMELFCAPYQGGGGGRQPQQLRLI
- the LOC112888392 gene encoding uncharacterized protein LOC112888392 isoform X1, which gives rise to MFLMEYMDPHSLMKREHMQLSEFFSPVLQIFVMQSCNSFKKNCCTGKESEGGDHKVALMQNKLKAKSFKWRSSNSDMNKVEAGGSDEVYNDTVLCSLSTASFSSLVSRKRVRNLGKVAEQCDAVDPPVPRKLRSAIKKRVDRFVSASSRHVKKRRHLSAISAQISFVDQKTRFNGNSLFTEEEEVIADVLLSLSQISSLSELTVDKATADSSNPNVASTSYSEGATRGVDEIVILPSPANDLASQATCIDKVVGHTNSVPHANPVPGAGDQSSNINSPSSENEQIQDLSLETVVNLPSPSKDSSNNSTLKQQKVRFDDSQSYAARKPEAPLWLVNSNKSDISPHEREKAKNSSAQEIVPMVQTPLPLTPDGCLIKPSSCKLTAHKNTTSEASKFTARVNQDKSYLQPSLVKNVGSTKAWKRSITHVYVSHVIQMHMNKEKASQNQAKPEETPLARPSRSPNGSAIPKNSPQDEKFYTVHFDVQVPVQPSAGMGDTSAGRQKIVGGNFMNLPTSTALPGTQHLQYLHPQIAPRGAMPYPFPHLPYSRGNLAPAAALQQMPQQYMGSMGYAPRPGLPASSSAMMKTLHQLIPTQQQQQQQQMWQYHVSQYQPRPDATPPPAAWHNMPSLRPTMAMLPPPAMPPQMELFCAPYQGGGGGRQPQQLRLI
- the LOC112888392 gene encoding uncharacterized protein LOC112888392 isoform X5; this translates as MQIGGGCTGKESEGGDHKVALMQNKLKAKSFKWRSSNSDMNKVEAGGSDEVYNDTVLCSLSTASFSSLVSRKRVRNLGKVAEQCDAVDPPVPRKLRSAIKKRVDRFVSASSRHVKKRRHLSAISAQISFVDQKTRFNGNSLFTEEEEVIADVLLSLSQISSLSELTVDKATADSSNPNVASTSYSEGATRGVDEIVILPSPANDLASQATCIDKVVGHTNSVPHANPVPGAGDQSSNINSPSSENEQIQDLSLETVVNLPSPSKDSSNNSTLKQQKVRFDDSQSYAARKPEAPLWLVNSNKSDISPHEREKAKNSSAQEIVPMVQTPLPLTPDGCLIKPSSCKLTAHKNTTSEASKFTARVNQDKSYLQPSLVKNVGSTKAWKRSITHVYVSHVIQMHMNKEKASQNQAKPEETPLARPSRSPNGSAIPKNSPQDEKFYTVHFDVQVPVQPSAGMGDTSAGRQKIVGGNFMNLPTSTALPGTQHLQYLHPQIAPRGAMPYPFPHLPYSRGNLAPAAALQQMPQQYMGSMGYAPRPGLPASSSAMMKTLHQLIPTQQQQQQQQMWQYHVSQYQPRPDATPPPAAWHNMPSLRPTMAMLPPPAMPPQMELFCAPYQGGGGGRQPQQLRLI
- the LOC112888392 gene encoding uncharacterized protein LOC112888392 isoform X4; translated protein: MSGCSSSSPPTAGGGCTGKESEGGDHKVALMQNKLKAKSFKWRSSNSDMNKVEAGGSDEVYNDTVLCSLSTASFSSLVSRKRVRNLGKVAEQCDAVDPPVPRKLRSAIKKRVDRFVSASSRHVKKRRHLSAISAQISFVDQKTRFNGNSLFTEEEEVIADVLLSLSQISSLSELTVDKATADSSNPNVASTSYSEGATRGVDEIVILPSPANDLASQATCIDKVVGHTNSVPHANPVPGAGDQSSNINSPSSENEQIQDLSLETVVNLPSPSKDSSNNSTLKQQKVRFDDSQSYAARKPEAPLWLVNSNKSDISPHEREKAKNSSAQEIVPMVQTPLPLTPDGCLIKPSSCKLTAHKNTTSEASKFTARVNQDKSYLQPSLVKNVGSTKAWKRSITHVYVSHVIQMHMNKEKASQNQAKPEETPLARPSRSPNGSAIPKNSPQDEKFYTVHFDVQVPVQPSAGMGDTSAGRQKIVGGNFMNLPTSTALPGTQHLQYLHPQIAPRGAMPYPFPHLPYSRGNLAPAAALQQMPQQYMGSMGYAPRPGLPASSSAMMKTLHQLIPTQQQQQQQQMWQYHVSQYQPRPDATPPPAAWHNMPSLRPTMAMLPPPAMPPQMELFCAPYQGGGGGRQPQQLRLI
- the LOC112888392 gene encoding uncharacterized protein LOC112888392 isoform X3, yielding MFLMEYMDPHSLMKREHMQLSEFFSPVLQIFVMQSCCTGKESEGGDHKVALMQNKLKAKSFKWRSSNSDMNKVEAGGSDEVYNDTVLCSLSTASFSSLVSRKRVRNLGKVAEQCDAVDPPVPRKLRSAIKKRVDRFVSASSRHVKKRRHLSAISAQISFVDQKTRFNGNSLFTEEEEVIADVLLSLSQISSLSELTVDKATADSSNPNVASTSYSEGATRGVDEIVILPSPANDLASQATCIDKVVGHTNSVPHANPVPGAGDQSSNINSPSSENEQIQDLSLETVVNLPSPSKDSSNNSTLKQQKVRFDDSQSYAARKPEAPLWLVNSNKSDISPHEREKAKNSSAQEIVPMVQTPLPLTPDGCLIKPSSCKLTAHKNTTSEASKFTARVNQDKSYLQPSLVKNVGSTKAWKRSITHVYVSHVIQMHMNKEKASQNQAKPEETPLARPSRSPNGSAIPKNSPQDEKFYTVHFDVQVPVQPSAGMGDTSAGRQKIVGGNFMNLPTSTALPGTQHLQYLHPQIAPRGAMPYPFPHLPYSRGNLAPAAALQQMPQQYMGSMGYAPRPGLPASSSAMMKTLHQLIPTQQQQQQQQMWQYHVSQYQPRPDATPPPAAWHNMPSLRPTMAMLPPPAMPPQMELFCAPYQGGGGGRQPQQLRLI